ttatctcttttatctGTTGCGATTAATTTCCATAGTGCTGAAATCTGTAATCAGAGAACTCGTCGGACGAATGGcttgtttataaaaacttatagaaatttatgttcaaataatcatttaaaatttttccaaaattttatatgattactttagaattttatttctacagTGATTTATTCGGCATATAAAGATGACTTATTCACAATCTCTTGCACTTTGCATTGGAAATATATCTCTTGgattatgtaatatgtatttttaaaatacaaatgtacAATATGCCTAATTCCAATCTTGTGTAATATTTcgcataattaatatctaaaagaaGCTTGCGTTAAAAGAATATCGTAACAATAAGTAAAGATTGTAAATTCGAATAATatcaattgaaatattataccgATAGACACAATTAAGTATATTAGATGGAAATAGGAGTCTCAAGAATCGATTGACTCGTTTGTATAGTGACAGATCTCGTTCGAGAAGAGTGTCTCGACTCCAAGGATACTGCATTCGTGTTAGCGTGATCCTCCTCGGAATCCGTGTACGAATCCCGTTCTCTTTGGATGGGACTCCTTCGACGTTCTCTCGAAGTGCCTTTTGTCACCATATAACCGATCAACAAAATCGCTCTACCCAATAAAGTTAATAGGAACACGCCAATCATCGATAAGAGATGTTGGATTATACTGAGTGCTCCGGTAGCGATGTACATAGCGATTGCCAAACACATGGTGAGGTCAGCGTGACGATAATTATCGCCATTTACTGACACCTGATTCTTTGGCGATGAGCAATGCTACGATTATTTGCTACATTCATTCGCGAAatgtcttttttaatttaatttgtttttcatgattttatatgagataattttgaaataattattattacagctCGTCTATTGATTTTTCAAGACAagttatttatctaattttaaaagtgTTTTCATCGTTTGATTGTCGAGTCCAAGCATCAATTAAtcatttcaatgttttattatcaaatagtCACGACATTCAATGTCCTAGAATTCCCCACTTGAAATCATTCATTTTCAATGCACATCGTACTTGATACAAGTATGAGTATCGTATATggcacaaatttatatatatatataggttttTAAAGTTACTTTAATATAGCATCATAAAACATCAATAAAGTCTACGAGATATCGCAAAGTCAAAGTACAAAGAACGGTCGTTACTGCGTATTGATCAGCTAATCTGATCAACCGGATTTGGATAAgtagttttcttaaataaaaatcttacgtATGCGGCTCGTTGCTATCAGgcattttcaaatacattgtTCATGcctaataattcaataaactaatttattataacttataCGTGGCGATCCATTTATTTCGcatatttaatagttttttaagtatgcttctttacattttttccagaaattaaaacaaatatgttacatcataaagaaaaagaaaggcatgaaaaaaatgctattgaaaatatattatctctATCCGTTAAAactaatataatgttattacgTGAAAGCGTAACTTGTTGTGCAATGCTATTAGTGAATTATGTCACAGCTACACCGTCATTGTTTGAAACCTTTGAAATATGAGTAGCCGACGTCACAAAATGTCAATATTCTGACGTAAGTGGTCACCTGAGTtgggaataaaatatatataacacagAGGGAATTACGAACTTTGACGCAATCAAActttataatcatttaatacGCATTAAGAGGTaaattaaacgtttatttttttattttattcagctATTCTGTTTGATTTCAGTGGAACATCCGACTTTTCTCACAACACGCCACGATGACGCACAATCTCGACATCCACCTAAAGGGGTGCGGATTCGCCCTCAGCGGAGAGCGCATATGCATTATCCTCGGCTGCGATTGCCACCACGCTTCTAGAAATTATCGATTTCTGCAAGCTCAACGTTCCTTGGCGGAGGATGACGCCACAAACGACTGTTCATTGGTCGGGACAGGCTTTGGACTTCCGCCGTTCGTCGGCGAGCCGGTATAAACGGTGCTTTCTCTCACCTCCTTTCAGTTGTGTTGTTATCCACTCACTGTACACTTGGTAAGTAAAgtgtgctttttttttattattattttgtttatttgacaatttaataacattgcaGCTTTAACGCTGTATGTAgcgttttaattttgatttttgcatattttttcattttattttttgtatcaaaaatCGGAGAGCAATTCTCTCGTCGTTCgaactgtattattatttattacatacgttattatttctcaaatattttttttttaatatacgtaGCAAACGTGTAGTGTTGGTTAAGAATGGTCCTTCGTTGTATTTTATAACTCTCTCAAGGATCTCTCAAGGTTGGTTACAAAACacgataatatcataaataatatgattgtCAACGTGTGCCATGTCCTATCTTTGTTTTATCGTGGGATTTTGCCActcggtaaaaaaaaaatcaatattcagTGACATTTGGATTGTAAATGATACCTTGCGATATCTATTAAGCCAAATATTAAAACGCGACAGTTGAATACACACTAAGTTATGAGATATGTACactgttattataaatttctaaattttctgCGCAGTTTAGATAATTTGTTGTATTTATCAGGCATTTATTACGCATTTCGGTTGTGTAACGAGAAGGTaaacaaagattattttacaaatgcaacacgctattttaataatacgttaaaagataaatttttggcAATTGTTGATATAcctaatataatttctttaatatttaattttgtttataattgcaaaaagtcAGAAGAGGTTTTCACGCGAGAAACATGGTTCACGTATTCCGCTTCTATTAGCGCCGTTAGCTGTTTATTGATCATATAATCGTTTTTCTCTGTAATGTATTAATATCCATGGCATGAGTCTCATTATCTAGCTAATTACGATTAACGTTGACCGATGTTATTGACCCGTCACGTAAAAATCGACTCGTCGGGCATGCGTTGATCGGATGCAGTGTGTATGATCGCGATGAAGAATTTTTCCCATGCGTGCCGGCGTCGTTTTATtcgcatatatatacacatattcgCGAGTCAACAATTTACACAATTTGGCGAAATTCGAGTCGCGCTGCGACGGACATAGCGGCGTCGCGGAAGTTGAGCGCGGTACCTGCGTTTCTTGGTGCACTGCATATGCGCGTACCGCATCGAGTTCGCTACATCGATTCACCCACGCCGGTGGCACATGCCAAATACTGAGAATAAATACTTTTGCGTGCCCGgttgcaattatttcaatatgacTCATAACGTCATTCATTGATCCCGATTCTCGTGACAGATGCATCGTTGGGATTTTCCGAATAAGAATGCGCATTTGACACGTCATCTAGATCGATGTCATTCATATTACAGCGAACAGttgtttatgaaaaaaaattaagcctaactttatgttattaaaatgtcattaaaatattacttctctAAAGCGATTAGCATtacgagagaataaaataaaaaataggattaaaaattttgttgattaaaagaaaattttgatatcggTAGTTTCTATATTAGGATACTGCGTCGAGAATACCATAtaagtttttctttcataCACACTTTTCATTGTGCTTCAGCGTGTTTTCGTGTGCAAGGATACCGCGAGAATTCCGTATTTCGAAGGTTGTcctgatttatttaaaaggaCAGAGCAGCAGGCAAACGATCAATTATTGATTTCCTATTCTAGTTTGTTGATaatctgatttatttttatttatggcaccttatatgtcaaatatacaaaaaaattatataaaaattaaaaaaccaatggaaaaaaatataaagttacatagaataatttccaatttttacatttttattagttaCTCGACAAAAAGAGCTACGCGCGCAAGTTTAATATAGCTTGAGTTTCATTATCTATGATAAACACGTGTGACGTTGCGGAGGCACGGCACCAATGCAAAAGTACTTCGTCACacagttaaaataattcaaacatTGGACTTTGTGCCACGCTCTTCAAGTGGACATGACATTCGTTCTTTTCTTATATGTGTGTTAGTAAATTTCAAAAGCGCGCTACCGCAATGTGATTATTGGACTTTGTACTAGGTGGATTCGTACGTTGCGCAAATAGCTAATTTAACGCGATTTAATAAACATGTGATTCGTAAAACCTGTGTATCGAGTCAAATAGAGAAATAGAATCGTTATTCAAGCCAGCGATTTCTCCGCAGTTTAACTTTTgagaaaaaagcaaaaatacaaaattcgcTGCCGGGAACTTTTTCTTCAATTGAACGGCAAACTGTATAGTTATAATGTATTGATTCCGCTGTATAATTGATTGTTGCTTAAGTTCAATAAACAAATCAACCAATCGCTACTGATATTTAATAGACACCGTTCTAGAAAACAAAACGATCGAACAAAGTCTATCAATATCTCCCGCGTTCTTTGCACTCGGAGCGCTTTATCCGACCATTTATTTAATCTCgctcatatttattatcaatttgtgtCGCGGCTCGCATATAAACATATGATCGCGGCTACAAGTCGATCTAATTACGTCCTTTTATGCAACATGCCACCCAAACATTTGTAAGTCAAAATGATGATGTAAACATCAATATACGTATGTGTGAGTAAACATGATAGGCATTGATGTTAATCatcataattgtaaattaagcCTGCGGGTCTTTCGCCTCACACTGGCAAACCGCCAAGCCGACTAGTCCTCCTTTCATTCTATTCGGCGTTCTATTTCAGTCGTGTGGGTCGTGCCGCGGCCAGAACGTTTTTTCGTACGTAGAAACGAGGATACGTCCGACGCGGCATTTCGTACGCTTCGGTCGTGGGAAACGCGTCGTGGTGACGAGCTAGCGACGAACGGATCTACCAGCGATTAGCGTAACGGTAGGCGTCGCGGCGACGACTTCGATAAGCcgtattcaaatatttcaagatcGTCGCGCGTGCGCATTGATAACGACCTATATCCGAATCGGATATTCGCCGATCGACGGTCGCCAGGAGCACCGCTTTGTTTAATCGTTGACCCCGCGATAACGCACAATCTAGTCTGCTACCTTTGACCGCGGCGCGATTACGTTGCGGTGTACTTTGGCGCTTATCGCTTCATTTCGTAGAATTATCGATTATGCGATATCTCTCCGGTAAGATGAAAGTAACGGACATTGGTGTGCCGGCGACAGTCGCGATCGCACTCGTATCCGATTAACTTTCGCGCTCTCGATTGCTAATTTACTTACAAACTTCTTTCTCGCCGTTTGTTCGCAGGAGAATAGTATGTATAAAGAAGTTCATCATCAGGAAATCAAACACGAGTGCTCGCGATCGGGAGGACTCCACGCGTATCCCGATCACTTCAGGGAAACGCACCTTTAAAGCACCGTTAGATTAATGAACACCTGAAGTTCCTTTGTCCTCTGGCAGGACGTTGTATATAGTGTATATAGAATCTCGCTTGTCCGACGAGAAAAGGGGGATCCTGCTGAGAAAAAGCCGAGCGAGCTCGTGGGATCTTGTCACGCGGGGAATAATCAGCCGGAAGTTTCTCCAAGAGCCCTGCACCATCCTCCGCAAGACCGACACGCGCACTTCCAATCGCACCTCATCAGCAGTAATAGAGGGAAGAAGAAAacaagaaggaaaaaaaaaaagagagaaaagtaaCCGAACAGCGGAAATCATGAAGCAGGGAGCGTCGGAAGATTACTCGCTTGGCCTCAAGCTGCTTACCGCGGGCACCGCGGCCTGCATCGCCGATTTAGCCACCTTTCCGTTGGACACCGCCAAAGTTCGAATGCAAGTAAgtaaaataatccattattcgATCCGCTTATACCCGAAGAGTGACGAGGCTGTGTTTATTATTCATCGAATCGATATCTCACACGCTTGAAATCTTTCAAAGATTGCGGGAGAAGGTCAGGCCCTGCTGCTGGCGGAAGGGTCGGTCCTTGCAGTGAGAGCGAGCCAGCCGGGATTGCTGCAGACCATCGGCAACATCGTCAGATTCGAGGGAGCAAGGTACGTCGTTCATTATCCTAATAGTAATTTAAGGAAACGATGGTAGGTAAATCAACTTTGTTCAATCTTTTAacatttgtacatatatatatacgcattTAGAAGTGCAAGACTTCTTTTTTATACGGGCCTTGATTCAATTTAGAACTCATTCGAAACTACTCAAAGAGCTGTTGCTCGTTtggttataaataattgtttcgcATTTGTGAGTATCAATCtctctgaaaataatattaaccaCTCTTCTTGTTTCGGCGTGTGCCAGGTCGAGCTGATCGATTCTTTCGTCACTTATCCGTTGAATTACACATTTGACATACGTAGAGTACAAagaaaacttattaaaaataaactcggaataaataataattgaatatctaGCACAATGTGTTAGTAATTGCGGAttgattcaaatataaatgacTATTGATTTGAACTTTTCCTTTACATTATCCTGTGTACGATATGATTCGAGCGTAATTCGAATACGGCAACATCATATGTTTGCAGTGGATGTTTGCCAAGCTGTATGTATGCGATCACTTTGTTTAACCATTATGACATAAATCGATTGGGTAAATAATCGTGTACTCCAGTCTCGTGATATGTCAGTGAAGGAAGGATCGATGAGAATGATAGCGGTGACACTCATCGTATTTTCATCGGAATTTCGCTCGATATCTGGCACACGTGCGTTAAAACGACACTTTCCGCTCTTTCTGGGGAAACTTTTCTAAAGCATTAATTTCCAGACAAATATGATTTCAATCTCGCCTCTCGATCGGGTGTCGTGGACAAGCGCTCTTTCTGCAATAACCTATTGTAGGCAGCCTACtctgtaattgttttttacataACGCAATTTATATGCGCATTTCTATGTAGAATAGTGAAAAGAATGGCTTTcaagaatttattacattcttTAAAGGTCGAAAGATGTAGAGCGAATCGAACGTGACGAGCCTTGTCGACGGCATTCTCGTCGattctttttatcatttttattattcttactattttatttctttcacgCACGCGAGTTGTCTCTCTTTTCGTTACCTCGTTTGTAAGATAATTGATAattcatctttcttttttgtgcAAAATGCTAGatctttatcaatttttgcaaGATAATTTCAGTTACAACATACTGCATAATACGAGCGAACGTGacgttttatataaactttttttgtacGCCACGTGAAACATCacgaaatttctttttacctTTGATAGCAGTTGCTGATGGAATCGTTTAAAAATTTCGAGAGACAACCCGCTTATCCCTCTTACGTCTCCCCTCCGTGATATTTTTAAGTTCTCACACGGtttctctcctttctttctcAGTTTCTCTTCTtggttttatttcaattatcttgTCTAGCGACGGTTTATACTTTCCCGACCACCAGTGCCTTCTTTCATTGAATTTTGAGCCGCGGTACAACATTACAATTCGTGACTTCGGCTGGTGATGACGCACGCTCTCTCCCGGTTATTTCTCGGCCTTTGGGCcgcttctcttttctctcgcgCGTCTCCGATCTGTAAATCACTCGATTAACGAAACGATGTTGACTTTCGCTAAAGCATTCGATGTCTGGGAAGATTACGGCGCTTGTTTGATTGAAATCGCGcaggaaaataaaaagagggaaaaaggggaagagagaagaaaaaaagaaaaattgcgcGATATTTGTATCAAAGGCGagcgatgtaaaaaaaaatgcaacgaGATAGAgagcaaaagagagagagagaaatgtgtaccaaaaaaaaaaaaaataagccCCGGGGATGCATTTGAGGGTGAATTGTGAGGGCGGTGAGCTTGAGCGAGGGTGGTTACAGGAGCCTGTACGGAGGTCTGTCCGCGGGACTCCAGAGACAGATGTGTTTCGCCGGCATACGGTTGGGCCTCTACGACAGCGTGAAGTCACTCTACGCTGGAATCTTCGACGGTACATCCAACAAACTCCTAactttttgataatatattctCCTGCGACACACAAATAGCCGTGGATACAATCCCGCCTTTCTACACACGCATACATGCCACACATATATCAGAACACACACGTCTCGACATATATTAGCAATGCAGTAGATTCGCGTACATATCCGTGTTGGAcaatattttgcgaataataattgcgaattgtaattgcaaaaatgttacTCCTCGAAGAGCGcataaaattgtgcaaaaatttatttacatttgtagacaaaaaatttaaacgtatatataataattgctaatttttttgtacatttttgctttgaaaatgaaatgtatataagTATTGCATagagaaaatttagaaatgatGAATTTTATACTTTCTCTAAAGTTTATTATCGTTAAACTCAATGTTTTGAAAAGATACTGAATTATACGAATGTCGCCCAACACTGACATATACACAGACACATATACCCACGAATGGCGGATTATTATTATCGGCTACTCGCTTTACAACGACGAAAGCTCTTGCAAACTCTACGCGCGGATCGGATTGCCTCGGCTGAAGATGCTCGAAACGTGCATTCTTCCTTGTTCTTCGTCGTTTTCGAGgctgaaagagagaaaaagggagaTAGAAGGAAAGATAAGTTAACAGTAAGAAAGTAGAAATAGGGGAGCTGAAAGATTAATATAcaacgaataaattattacgtttgaaacgaaaatttatacgtttatacgtatcttttataattttcactcGCTGCATTGAACAATTGagaaactattatatatttattctactGCAATTATGAGAAAAGTTTCAATtcgacaaaataatatttatacatagaACCACAAacttatgttataatatttaaatatatttaccaaCTGTAATAActtgaaacaatttatttttgacgaATCGCTGAAGCTTTTTCTCAAGTTTTGCTTAAagttaaacatattttttttttttcgcgattcaatcgctatataaatattggacATCCACAGACGAATAAATAGCGCTTTCGAATTTTGCTATCGtatcgttttatatattttttacgcgaAAGTTTATATGACACGGTTGCTATTCTAACTTTAtcgacaaattaattttgtttccgCAATTGTTCGGCACGACTTATATTCTTCACAATCgaaattttactatttgtaATTAACATCAAACtctaaaaagtttattacttCATCACTTGTAAGCAgtaaaaatatctcgttaaaagCGACATTGGTTGATTAGAAAGCATTTAATGAGTCAATAAAAAGTGATTGACGCGTAATCCGCGTCTGTCCTATCcgatattaacttttaatctaTCCTCCACGACGATCATCGCTCTTCACtattcacttttattttagCAGGTAATAATAGGAGCGGTACCTCGATGAATATCGGCGTACGCGTCGCTGCGGGAATCACAACAGGCGCTTTGGCAGTGCTGCTTGCTCAGCCGACCGACGTCGTCAAGATCCGCATGCAGGCTGGAAATAATGGGCGATCATCGGCGAGGTATAGCTCCACCCTGCAGGCGTATAAGAATATTGCCAACGTGGAAGGCGCGAAAGGCCTCTGGAAAGGTGAGAAAACATCGTTATTCTCTCtcttcaaatttcaaaattatttcagacaaatacaaaaatatatgcaagACATGAACATCGAGAAAAAGATATCATTCTATGAATTAATCTGACCGCTATCCTCGTCATTCGCAGGAACTTTGCCGAACATCTCGCGAAACGTTATCGTGAACGTCGCGGAGATCGTCTGTTATGATATCATCAAGGATCTCATCCTCGCCAGCGGCTATCTCCGCGATGGAATACCGTGCCACTTCACAGCGGCGACGGTTGCGGGACTCTGCACCACCCTGGCGGCGAGTCCTGTGGATGTCGTGAAGACGCGCTACATGAACAGCGCCGCCGGCGAGTACAAGGGCGCGATCGACTGCGCCATCAAGACCTTCGTCCAGGAGGGCCCGAGCGCGTTCTACAAGGGCTTCGTACCGAGTTTCTCGCGCTTGGTGTCCTGGAACATCGTACTGTGGATAACTTACGAGCAGATGAAGCTACAGATGAAGAAACTGCACGGCATCGAATGAAGTTCCCGGTCACTGATTGTCCAGCGGAAAGATCGGCGTAATCCATTGTAATCCTGCGTTGTCGAAATTCACATAGAAAATTAGCATTTGTTTAggtaaaatcaaattaaacgTATCGAAAGTTCTGGTATTCCGTCAAAGAACAGATTAAAATGACGACTCCATTGTCAGCCGATGATGATGATGGCGAATATCTTCATATTATCTACTGCTTTTTTCGTTGCTTGATGTGAACGTGCGCACAGCTTATCACTGAATTATTCCACGTTAGTCATTAAtctgtgaaaaattatttgaggatatataatgattaatacGATCACGATAAGGCCGATAATGCCGTGTTCGGTTCACTCCGGCTTTCGTTTATACGTACACGAGTACAACAGTGGACATTTTGTAGTAATTTGTACGAAGCCGATTTTGGCTACGTCAGCTTTATACACGTGTAATAAAGCATTAGGCtaaatttcgataagattaTACGACGATTACATGGGCTACACTAACGCGCGAAATCGACAATAATGTTATTGAAGTTCATTCCGACGTCTTTGCTTAAATCAGATAGAGTCTTACGGAGAACTGTAATCGCCAGTTAACGAATCCTACTTTT
This genomic window from Linepithema humile isolate Giens D197 chromosome 5, Lhum_UNIL_v1.0, whole genome shotgun sequence contains:
- the LOC105675133 gene encoding dicarboxylate carrier UCP2 isoform X2, with amino-acid sequence MKQGASEDYSLGLKLLTAGTAACIADLATFPLDTAKVRMQIAGEGQALLLAEGSVLAVRASQPGLLQTIGNIVRFEGARSLYGGLSAGLQRQMCFAGIRLGLYDSVKSLYAGIFDGNNRSGTSMNIGVRVAAGITTGALAVLLAQPTDVVKIRMQAGNNGRSSARYSSTLQAYKNIANVEGAKGLWKGTLPNISRNVIVNVAEIVCYDIIKDLILASGYLRDGIPCHFTAATVAGLCTTLAASPVDVVKTRYMNSAAGEYKGAIDCAIKTFVQEGPSAFYKGFVPSFSRLVSWNIVLWITYEQMKLQMKKLHGIE
- the LOC105675133 gene encoding dicarboxylate carrier UCP2 isoform X1, with the translated sequence MKQGASEDYSLGLKLLTAGTAACIADLATFPLDTAKVRMQIAGEGQALLLAEGSVLAVRASQPGLLQTIGNIVRFEGARSLYGGLSAGLQRQMCFAGIRLGLYDSVKSLYAGIFDAGNNRSGTSMNIGVRVAAGITTGALAVLLAQPTDVVKIRMQAGNNGRSSARYSSTLQAYKNIANVEGAKGLWKGTLPNISRNVIVNVAEIVCYDIIKDLILASGYLRDGIPCHFTAATVAGLCTTLAASPVDVVKTRYMNSAAGEYKGAIDCAIKTFVQEGPSAFYKGFVPSFSRLVSWNIVLWITYEQMKLQMKKLHGIE
- the LOC105675133 gene encoding dicarboxylate carrier UCP2 isoform X3 → MNIGVRVAAGITTGALAVLLAQPTDVVKIRMQAGNNGRSSARYSSTLQAYKNIANVEGAKGLWKGTLPNISRNVIVNVAEIVCYDIIKDLILASGYLRDGIPCHFTAATVAGLCTTLAASPVDVVKTRYMNSAAGEYKGAIDCAIKTFVQEGPSAFYKGFVPSFSRLVSWNIVLWITYEQMKLQMKKLHGIE